A genomic window from Helicobacter suis HS1 includes:
- the pth gene encoding aminoacyl-tRNA hydrolase — MLLVGLGNPTPAYAHTRHNVGFDILDLLAQDLGVHFIHKAQYCGDYARIDLIHLLKPTTYMNLSGQALEAFLRHHKPRSILIIHDDLDLPLGTLRFKAKGGHGGHNGLKSIMQHCSQPFYKMKIGIGRAHENTRDATISYVLQRFLAQEEPLKQEVFTHAKQALLFYLKTQDFTAMQNQFTRNT, encoded by the coding sequence ATGTTGCTTGTGGGACTGGGTAATCCCACACCTGCTTATGCTCATACCCGCCACAATGTGGGGTTTGACATCTTAGATTTACTAGCACAAGATCTAGGTGTGCACTTCATACACAAGGCGCAGTATTGTGGCGATTATGCTAGGATAGATTTAATCCACCTACTCAAGCCCACCACTTATATGAATTTATCAGGTCAGGCCTTAGAGGCATTTTTGCGCCACCACAAACCCCGATCGATTTTAATTATCCATGATGATTTAGACTTGCCTTTAGGGACTTTGCGCTTTAAAGCTAAGGGAGGGCATGGGGGGCATAATGGGTTAAAATCTATCATGCAACACTGCTCACAACCTTTTTATAAAATGAAGATCGGGATTGGCCGCGCCCATGAGAATACGCGCGATGCTACTATCTCTTATGTCTTGCAACGCTTTTTAGCACAAGAAGAACCACTCAAACAAGAAGTGTTTACCCACGCCAAACAAGCCCTTTTATTTTATCTCAAAACCCAAGATTTTACAGCCATGCAAAACCAATTCACCCGCAACACATGA
- the prfB gene encoding peptide chain release factor 2, with the protein MDIYQYSELLKGLQNKCHNIAQIIKPEGLKVQLEQITQEQVDPAFWQDKTLAAQKNQEKMRIERLLQTYEHTKHTLEEALELFELIQEDTQALTQLFEEAPKLAARVQSMEVSVMLANDQDSMDAIVSIQPGVGGTESQDWASMLYRMYLRWAERKGFKVELLDYQEGEEAGIKGVAFVIRGVNVYGYMKNENGIHRLVRMSPFNANGKRHTSFASVQVSPEVDDDINIVIEEKDIRVDTYRASGAGGQHVNKTESAIRITHFATGIVVQCQNDRSQHKNKAMALKMLKSKLYELELCKQREQSNMEEKSDIGWGHQIRSYVLAPYQQIKDARSEIAYSNVGAILDGDLDTLMEDVLVSRAKPNGFVPMV; encoded by the coding sequence ATGGACATTTACCAGTACAGCGAGTTACTTAAGGGACTACAAAATAAATGCCATAATATCGCGCAAATCATCAAACCAGAAGGGCTAAAAGTCCAACTAGAGCAAATCACTCAAGAACAAGTTGATCCAGCCTTTTGGCAAGATAAAACACTAGCCGCCCAAAAAAATCAAGAAAAAATGCGCATAGAGAGGCTTTTACAAACCTATGAACACACCAAGCATACGCTAGAAGAAGCTTTAGAATTATTTGAATTAATCCAAGAAGACACCCAAGCACTTACTCAACTCTTTGAAGAAGCGCCTAAACTTGCTGCCCGTGTGCAAAGCATGGAAGTGAGTGTGATGTTAGCTAACGATCAAGATAGTATGGATGCCATTGTAAGTATCCAGCCGGGGGTAGGGGGGACAGAGAGTCAGGATTGGGCAAGCATGCTTTATAGAATGTATTTACGCTGGGCAGAACGCAAGGGCTTTAAAGTAGAACTTTTAGACTACCAAGAGGGCGAGGAAGCAGGGATTAAGGGTGTGGCTTTTGTGATTCGTGGAGTGAATGTCTATGGCTATATGAAAAATGAAAATGGGATTCACCGCTTAGTGCGCATGTCGCCCTTTAATGCTAATGGCAAACGGCATACTAGCTTTGCTAGTGTACAGGTGAGCCCAGAAGTTGATGATGATATTAATATTGTGATTGAGGAAAAAGATATTCGCGTTGATACTTACCGCGCGAGTGGAGCAGGCGGGCAACATGTTAACAAAACTGAATCAGCCATTCGCATCACGCATTTTGCTACCGGTATTGTGGTGCAGTGCCAAAACGATCGCAGCCAACATAAAAATAAAGCTATGGCTTTAAAGATGCTTAAATCCAAACTGTACGAGTTAGAGTTGTGCAAACAAAGAGAACAAAGCAATATGGAGGAAAAAAGCGATATTGGTTGGGGACACCAGATTAGAAGTTATGTATTAGCTCCCTACCAACAGATCAAAGATGCCCGTAGTGAAATCGCTTATAGCAATGTGGGGGCTATTTTAGATGGGGATTTAGACACGCTTATGGAAGATGTTTTAGTCAGTAGAGCTAAGCCTAATGGCTTTGTACCTATGGTTTAG
- the gdhA gene encoding NADP-specific glutamate dehydrogenase: protein MYIEKVLKRVKSTYPHQPEFNQAVAEILHSLAPLLNKNPKYEKHAILERLIEPDREVFFRVTWVDDAGKVRVNRGCRIQFNATIGPYKGGLRFHPSVNESIIKFLGFEQIFKNALTTLNMGGAKGGSDFDPKGKSEAEIMRFCQAFMDELYRHIGALVDVPAGDIGVGGREIGYMFGRYKKIMNCFDGVLTGKGLSWGGSLVRKEATGYGCVYFAQEMLKERKEDLEGKICSVSGSGNVAIYTIEKLYQVGAIPVTASDSNGMIYDKEGIDLELLKEIKEVKAGRVSEYAKHKKSAVYTDAKDYKKGTNGVWSVPCFAAFPSATQNELSELDAKTLLQNGCKCVIEGANMPSSSKATQAFLEAKICYGPGKAANAGGVAVSGLEMAQNASMHPWSFEVVDQKLHTIMKDIFQNTAHTAKEFNDPTNLVLGANIAGFRKVADAMIEQGY, encoded by the coding sequence ATGTACATTGAAAAAGTTTTAAAAAGGGTGAAAAGCACATATCCACACCAGCCAGAGTTTAACCAAGCCGTAGCAGAAATTCTCCACTCTTTAGCCCCTTTGCTTAATAAAAACCCCAAGTATGAAAAACACGCCATTTTAGAACGCTTGATTGAGCCTGATCGCGAGGTTTTTTTCCGTGTAACTTGGGTTGATGATGCGGGCAAGGTGCGTGTTAATAGAGGATGTCGTATCCAGTTTAACGCAACTATTGGACCCTACAAAGGAGGTTTAAGGTTTCACCCTAGCGTTAATGAGAGCATTATTAAGTTTTTAGGTTTTGAGCAAATCTTTAAAAATGCCCTCACCACTTTAAATATGGGCGGTGCTAAGGGAGGGAGTGATTTTGATCCAAAAGGTAAGAGTGAAGCAGAAATCATGCGCTTTTGCCAAGCCTTTATGGACGAGTTATACCGCCACATCGGCGCACTAGTAGATGTACCAGCTGGGGATATTGGAGTTGGGGGGCGTGAGATTGGCTACATGTTTGGCCGTTATAAAAAGATCATGAATTGCTTTGATGGTGTGCTTACAGGTAAAGGTTTAAGTTGGGGTGGGAGTTTAGTACGCAAAGAGGCCACCGGCTATGGGTGTGTGTATTTTGCTCAAGAGATGTTAAAAGAGCGTAAAGAAGACTTAGAGGGCAAAATATGTAGTGTCTCTGGAAGTGGCAATGTGGCTATTTACACCATTGAAAAACTCTACCAAGTAGGGGCAATTCCTGTTACAGCTAGCGATTCTAATGGCATGATCTATGATAAAGAGGGAATTGATCTTGAATTACTCAAAGAGATTAAAGAAGTAAAAGCGGGGCGTGTTTCTGAATATGCTAAGCACAAAAAGAGCGCGGTATACACCGATGCTAAAGATTATAAAAAAGGCACAAATGGGGTATGGAGTGTACCTTGTTTTGCGGCCTTCCCCAGCGCTACTCAAAATGAATTAAGCGAGTTAGATGCTAAAACTCTTTTGCAAAATGGGTGTAAATGTGTGATTGAGGGGGCTAACATGCCCTCTAGTAGCAAAGCAACACAGGCATTTTTAGAGGCTAAAATTTGCTATGGTCCGGGTAAGGCTGCTAACGCAGGCGGGGTGGCTGTAAGCGGGTTAGAAATGGCACAAAATGCAAGCATGCACCCTTGGAGTTTTGAGGTAGTGGATCAAAAGTTACACACTATCATGAAAGATATTTTCCAAAATACCGCACACACAGCTAAAGAGTTTAACGATCCAACAAACTTGGTTTTGGGGGCTAATATTGCGGGCTTTAGAAAAGTAGCTGATGCGATGATTGAACAGGGATATTAA
- a CDS encoding 50S ribosomal protein L25/general stress protein Ctc, whose protein sequence is MLEGEIRGELSKSERKAVRKQGMLLANLYGRKTPNVYATFKINDFIRFVKHKPNLDFMVKIGENAYNVVIQSYQKDPISNTLMHVDLMVLQKGVKSKFYIPVKIHGVAVGIKNKGILMLSKHRIHVECTPEHLFSNFDLDVSNLDVGDAILVRDLQIPAHVKVLENPNNAVVGVIKAK, encoded by the coding sequence ATGTTAGAAGGTGAAATAAGGGGTGAGCTTAGTAAATCAGAGCGCAAGGCTGTAAGAAAGCAGGGAATGTTGCTAGCTAATCTTTATGGTAGGAAAACCCCCAATGTATATGCAACATTTAAGATTAATGATTTTATCCGCTTTGTCAAACACAAACCCAATTTAGATTTCATGGTTAAAATTGGTGAAAATGCCTATAATGTGGTGATTCAATCCTATCAAAAAGATCCCATTAGCAATACGCTTATGCATGTAGATCTAATGGTTTTACAAAAGGGAGTTAAATCCAAGTTTTATATCCCTGTTAAAATCCATGGTGTTGCTGTTGGCATTAAGAATAAAGGGATTTTAATGCTCTCTAAACACCGCATCCATGTAGAGTGCACTCCAGAGCATTTATTTTCTAACTTTGATTTAGATGTTAGCAATCTAGATGTGGGGGACGCTATTTTGGTGCGCGATTTGCAAATTCCTGCTCATGTTAAAGTTTTAGAAAATCCCAATAACGCTGTTGTCGGGGTTATTAAGGCTAAGTAA